In Cytophagia bacterium CHB2, the following are encoded in one genomic region:
- a CDS encoding M28 family peptidase, translating into MASRHQSCLAHIAVLLCLAPFNAQTQGLDEAARAAMTNISGDSLYRHLLFLGNDSLEGRGTGTRGGELAANYLAQQLQRLGLLPVGEDHSYKQQIPLHASKPLAGSKFQLISKAGVTNLVLGRDYLLYNTGAQTFIPKPAPLVFVGYGITAPEYDYNDYQTMNVAGKIVVFLSGEPAANDLSYFEGERQTIYAIPEVKQKLALSRGAVGSIMIPSLRDLSGAGRNWQYWLEQFAFEDISLLYSAAGNLSVVMNPAAAQALFEGGPHSLAEVFAMERMNSVRSFALPVSASFRGSFQQRDFLAANVIGMLEGGDPELKHTYIIISAHYDHLGIGPAVQGDSIYNGVFDNAVGVAATLEMARAFAGLPVKPKRSLLFLFLTGEEKGLLGSTYYVDHPVVPLYRTIANLNIDGLAMFDTFDDVVGVGAELSTLGELLQEVIKGQRLSVSPLPAPFAEAASFGRSDQIAFARGGIPAILIMEGTKYRNTPSNAGLQRMIEWGQRIYHTPFDDLSQPMNLQAAQQHAQILFAFCYRLANLASPPEWKKGTPYLNVRLQSLAEQR; encoded by the coding sequence ATGGCGTCACGACACCAATCATGCTTGGCACACATTGCCGTACTGCTTTGCCTCGCACCGTTTAATGCTCAAACACAAGGGCTTGACGAGGCGGCCCGCGCGGCCATGACGAACATCTCCGGCGATTCACTGTACCGGCATCTCTTGTTTTTGGGCAATGATTCTCTGGAGGGGCGCGGCACCGGCACACGTGGCGGCGAGTTGGCGGCCAACTATCTCGCGCAGCAATTGCAGCGGCTCGGCTTGCTTCCCGTGGGCGAAGATCATTCCTACAAACAACAAATTCCTTTGCATGCCAGCAAGCCGCTGGCGGGTTCCAAGTTTCAACTTATATCGAAGGCGGGCGTGACGAATTTGGTGCTGGGGCGTGATTATTTGCTCTACAACACCGGCGCGCAAACGTTCATTCCCAAGCCCGCGCCGCTGGTGTTTGTGGGGTATGGCATCACCGCGCCGGAATACGATTATAATGATTATCAAACCATGAACGTCGCCGGAAAAATCGTGGTTTTTCTCTCCGGCGAGCCGGCGGCGAATGATCTCTCCTATTTTGAAGGCGAACGCCAAACCATTTATGCGATCCCCGAAGTCAAACAAAAGCTCGCGCTCAGCCGCGGCGCGGTAGGCAGCATCATGATTCCCTCCCTGCGTGATCTCTCGGGCGCGGGGCGCAATTGGCAGTATTGGCTGGAACAATTTGCCTTCGAGGACATCAGCCTGCTGTATTCTGCCGCCGGTAATTTGAGCGTGGTCATGAATCCCGCGGCGGCGCAAGCGTTGTTTGAAGGCGGGCCGCATTCGCTCGCCGAGGTTTTCGCGATGGAACGCATGAATAGCGTGCGCAGCTTTGCGCTGCCGGTCTCCGCCTCGTTTCGCGGCAGCTTCCAACAACGCGATTTCCTCGCGGCCAACGTCATTGGCATGCTGGAAGGTGGCGATCCCGAGTTGAAACATACTTATATCATCATCTCGGCGCATTACGATCATCTCGGCATCGGTCCGGCAGTGCAGGGCGATTCGATTTACAACGGCGTGTTCGACAATGCGGTTGGCGTCGCAGCCACGCTGGAGATGGCGCGCGCCTTTGCCGGACTGCCGGTGAAACCCAAACGTTCGCTGCTGTTTTTGTTTTTGACCGGCGAGGAAAAAGGCTTGTTGGGCTCGACCTATTATGTCGATCATCCCGTTGTGCCGTTATATCGCACCATCGCCAACCTCAATATCGATGGCTTGGCAATGTTCGACACGTTCGATGACGTTGTCGGCGTGGGAGCAGAGCTTTCGACGCTCGGTGAGTTGCTGCAAGAAGTCATCAAAGGACAGCGGCTCAGCGTCTCGCCGCTACCCGCGCCGTTCGCCGAGGCCGCTTCATTCGGCCGTTCGGATCAAATCGCATTTGCGCGCGGCGGCATTCCGGCAATTTTGATTATGGAAGGCACAAAGTATCGCAATACGCCGTCAAACGCAGGTTTGCAACGCATGATCGAATGGGGCCAGCGCATTTACCACACGCCGTTCGATGATCTCAGCCAACCCATGAACCTGCAAGCGGCACAGCAGCATGCTCAAATCCTTTTTGCTTTTTGTTATCGCCTCGCCAATCTCGCGTCACCACCAGAATGGAAAAAAGGAACGCCTTATCTCAATGTCCGGCTGCAATCGCTGGCGGAGCAACGCTGA
- a CDS encoding glycosyltransferase: MQVIAADTATREDRILIDNNDPVFVSIVVPTLNEAANICSLVQPLRKFPEAEIIFADGGSCDGTQRAIASQNTGGKIRLVHAPCSRARQMNAGAKVAGGEWLIFLHADTILPARSLQNFLRFVRANPQLAAGAFTFRVDHPRRVYRYLEFYVGLRCRWLKLPYGDQAIFVKRKVFEEIGGYCDDFSLMEDVDLVRRLNQRNGFAILKFPVYTSARRFEADGYLRRALGNFYLQLLYALGVSPSKLAEKYWKKTVARS, encoded by the coding sequence ATGCAGGTGATTGCCGCCGACACTGCAACACGTGAAGATAGAATTCTTATCGACAATAACGATCCCGTCTTCGTTTCCATCGTCGTTCCCACCCTCAACGAGGCAGCGAATATTTGCAGTCTGGTGCAGCCGCTGCGCAAATTTCCCGAAGCTGAAATCATCTTTGCCGATGGCGGCAGTTGTGACGGCACGCAACGCGCCATCGCCAGCCAAAACACCGGCGGCAAAATACGTTTGGTGCACGCGCCTTGCAGCCGTGCGCGCCAAATGAACGCCGGAGCCAAAGTGGCGGGGGGGGAATGGCTCATTTTTCTGCACGCCGACACGATTTTGCCCGCGCGTTCGCTGCAAAATTTTCTCCGCTTTGTGCGCGCAAATCCCCAACTGGCGGCGGGCGCCTTCACGTTTCGCGTCGATCATCCGCGCCGGGTTTATCGTTACCTGGAATTCTATGTCGGCCTGCGTTGCCGCTGGTTGAAGCTGCCTTACGGCGATCAAGCTATTTTTGTAAAACGGAAAGTGTTCGAAGAAATCGGCGGTTATTGCGATGATTTTTCGCTGATGGAAGACGTGGACCTGGTACGGCGCTTGAACCAGCGCAACGGTTTTGCGATTCTCAAATTTCCGGTTTATACCTCAGCGCGCCGGTTCGAAGCAGACGGCTACTTGCGGCGCGCGCTCGGGAATTTCTATTTGCAGCTTCTCTATGCGCTCGGCGTGTCCCCATCAAAGCTGGCGGAAAAGTATTGGAAGAAAACGGTGGCACGATCTTGA
- a CDS encoding DUF3179 domain-containing protein, which translates to VMMTFCPLTGTGLFFRAPDRAANVDRLELLPVVETTWGKWKELYPTTSVISQNTGFNRDYTAYPYGSYRSEQTSPLFPLRTRSYDTRFQPKHIVLGLIEGGVQKAYPFSKLSGKPVVNDQINGRPVLIVSDLSAKLAIPYERNVNGQLLNFTLSSTSPFQMTDNETGSAWNIKGEAVSGSLAGTKLKQIPAYNAFWFAWSVFWPSTQIFE; encoded by the coding sequence AGTGATGATGACGTTTTGCCCGCTCACTGGCACCGGCTTGTTCTTCCGCGCGCCCGATCGTGCTGCGAATGTCGATCGCCTTGAGCTGCTGCCCGTGGTCGAAACCACGTGGGGAAAATGGAAAGAGTTGTATCCTACGACCTCGGTCATTTCGCAGAATACCGGTTTCAACCGCGATTACACGGCATATCCCTACGGCAGTTACCGCTCCGAGCAAACCTCGCCGTTATTTCCGCTGCGCACGCGCAGTTACGACACGCGCTTTCAACCGAAACACATCGTGCTCGGTCTCATCGAAGGCGGTGTGCAGAAAGCCTATCCGTTCTCGAAATTGTCGGGCAAGCCCGTCGTTAACGATCAAATCAATGGCCGGCCAGTTTTGATTGTTTCGGATTTGTCCGCGAAGCTGGCGATACCGTATGAGCGCAACGTGAACGGCCAGCTTTTGAATTTCACTTTGAGCAGCACGAGTCCTTTTCAAATGACGGACAACGAAACGGGTAGCGCGTGGAATATCAAAGGCGAAGCGGTGTCGGGTTCGCTGGCGGGCACGAAGTTGAAGCAGATTCCGGCTTACAACGCTTTCTGGTTTGCGTGGTCGGTGTTTTGGCCGTCGACGCAGATCTTCGAATAG
- a CDS encoding DUF1761 domain-containing protein, translating to MQTRKFIGAWAAYVAITFCLGFVWHLVLFKDLYHELAIFSRIDNPIIPLGFSAMLIQGAVLSYAYRFFPQRHSSVLNGIKFGLLAGVFIASSAVIAEAAKQNVTSLSIWLLVETVYYLLQFGLSGFAIGLIFGGVTKIF from the coding sequence GTGCAAACAAGAAAGTTCATTGGTGCATGGGCGGCTTACGTCGCGATAACATTCTGCCTTGGATTCGTTTGGCACTTGGTCCTTTTCAAAGACCTGTATCACGAACTGGCTATTTTTAGCCGAATCGACAATCCGATTATTCCTTTGGGCTTTTCTGCCATGCTCATCCAGGGCGCCGTATTGTCATACGCATACCGCTTCTTTCCACAGAGACACAGTTCTGTTCTCAATGGAATCAAGTTCGGGCTTCTGGCGGGCGTCTTTATTGCCAGCAGCGCGGTGATCGCTGAGGCCGCAAAACAAAATGTTACTTCATTATCAATTTGGCTCCTCGTGGAGACCGTATATTACCTGCTCCAGTTTGGCCTATCAGGATTTGCCATCGGACTTATTTTCGGTGGGGTGACAAAAATTTTCTAA
- a CDS encoding acyl-CoA thioesterase, producing the protein MKITDMQLPETKSPPPSNKPRHFCVREFVRWGDIDQAGIICYGAYVRFFEIAETEFFREIGLPYSVLFDRFDFWLPRVQLHFEFHRPALLDDLLEVETWVGHVGRSSLRFEFSVRKVDGEITAQGYEIVVAINRKTFQPIPVPAELLDALQPYQAA; encoded by the coding sequence ATGAAGATCACCGATATGCAACTTCCAGAAACAAAGTCGCCGCCTCCGTCGAACAAGCCGCGGCATTTTTGCGTGCGCGAGTTCGTGCGTTGGGGTGATATTGATCAGGCCGGCATCATTTGCTACGGCGCATACGTGCGCTTTTTTGAAATCGCTGAAACCGAATTCTTTCGTGAGATCGGGCTGCCCTATTCCGTGTTGTTTGATCGCTTTGATTTTTGGCTGCCGCGGGTGCAGCTTCACTTCGAATTTCACCGCCCGGCTTTGCTGGACGATCTTCTCGAGGTCGAAACCTGGGTTGGGCATGTGGGCCGTAGCTCGCTGCGCTTCGAATTCTCTGTGCGTAAAGTCGATGGTGAGATTACCGCCCAGGGCTATGAAATCGTCGTTGCGATCAATCGCAAAACCTTTCAACCCATTCCTGTGCCGGCAGAACTGCTCGACGCGCTACAGCCTTATCAGGCGGCTTGA
- a CDS encoding phosphate ABC transporter substrate-binding protein translates to MEKRNALSQCPAAIAGGATLMIKHLFILASCWLSLLACSATRSLSPSAHTLRLKGSDTMVPLVQRWAEEFMQRHAGIAVYVEGGGTATGFDALIKGEIEICMASRPLRSLEARQLVERQQNLGVATLVAKDGLSIYLHPDNPVRNLSLAQLRDIYLGKIKYWREVGGSEEAIVVLSRSPNSGTHLYFQEHVLEGQAYGSHAISMPTTAAIVAEIEKNPRALGYGGIAYGQHLVHCKINGISPTTEAVRKDIYPIARYLYFYTIKKPEGLTKQFIDWVLSRNGQRLVKEAGYMPLFEVP, encoded by the coding sequence ATGGAAAAAAGGAACGCCTTATCTCAATGTCCGGCTGCAATCGCTGGCGGAGCAACGCTGATGATCAAACACCTGTTCATCCTGGCGTCTTGCTGGCTGTCTTTGCTGGCATGCAGTGCGACACGTTCCCTCAGCCCCTCGGCGCATACACTTCGCCTCAAAGGCTCGGACACGATGGTGCCGCTGGTGCAACGCTGGGCGGAGGAATTCATGCAGCGGCATGCCGGCATCGCCGTTTATGTTGAAGGCGGCGGCACGGCTACCGGTTTTGACGCACTTATCAAAGGCGAGATTGAAATCTGCATGGCCTCACGCCCCTTGCGTTCGCTCGAAGCGCGGCAATTGGTCGAGCGCCAGCAAAATCTCGGTGTGGCCACCCTCGTTGCCAAAGACGGGTTGAGCATCTATCTGCATCCCGATAATCCCGTGCGCAATTTGAGTCTGGCGCAACTGCGCGATATTTACCTCGGCAAGATCAAATACTGGCGCGAAGTGGGAGGTTCAGAAGAAGCGATCGTGGTGTTGAGCCGTTCGCCGAATTCCGGCACCCATCTCTATTTTCAAGAGCATGTTTTGGAGGGACAGGCATATGGCAGTCATGCCATCAGCATGCCGACCACCGCCGCGATTGTGGCAGAGATTGAAAAAAATCCCCGTGCGCTCGGCTATGGCGGCATCGCGTACGGCCAACACCTTGTGCATTGCAAAATCAACGGCATCAGTCCCACGACAGAAGCTGTGCGCAAGGACATCTACCCCATCGCGCGCTATTTGTATTTCTATACCATCAAAAAGCCGGAGGGCTTGACCAAGCAGTTTATCGATTGGGTGTTGAGCCGCAACGGGCAGCGTCTCGTAAAAGAAGCAGGCTACATGCCGCTTTTCGAGGTGCCGTGA
- a CDS encoding DUF547 domain-containing protein has protein sequence MFNTRGEVMLTHFFRRPANFKRMITALLAAGAIAFTVPAPSRTAMPPARPNGIEHTLFTQVLADHVKDGAVDYKAIKTDPRFPQYIAVLQKSNPEALTGEEKLAFWINAYNAFTIQYVLDKYPVKSLMNKLSYVTGGGTFKTKFIKINSRKYSLNDIENDIIRPMGDPRIHFALVCGAKSCPPLRAEAYVAGRLSEQMNEQGRLFISQSDKNRFDFEKNEIAISKIFDWFKDDFRKNGKSELEFISHYLPPEQAQKLLARSATIKVKYTEYDWDLNE, from the coding sequence ATGTTTAACACGAGAGGTGAAGTTATGCTAACCCATTTTTTTCGGCGTCCGGCAAATTTCAAAAGAATGATCACAGCGTTGCTTGCCGCCGGAGCGATCGCATTCACAGTGCCGGCCCCGAGTCGCACCGCGATGCCGCCGGCGCGTCCCAACGGCATCGAGCATACGCTGTTCACGCAAGTGTTGGCCGATCACGTCAAAGATGGCGCGGTCGATTACAAAGCGATCAAAACCGATCCGCGCTTTCCGCAATATATCGCCGTGCTGCAAAAATCCAATCCCGAAGCTTTGACCGGCGAGGAGAAACTCGCGTTTTGGATCAACGCTTATAACGCCTTCACGATCCAATACGTGCTCGACAAATATCCGGTCAAAAGCTTGATGAACAAGCTGTCGTACGTCACCGGTGGCGGCACGTTCAAAACCAAATTCATCAAGATCAACAGCCGAAAATATTCATTGAATGATATTGAAAACGACATCATTCGTCCGATGGGCGACCCGCGCATTCACTTCGCGCTGGTGTGCGGCGCCAAAAGCTGCCCGCCGTTGCGTGCGGAGGCTTATGTGGCCGGCCGCTTGAGCGAGCAAATGAACGAACAGGGCCGCCTCTTCATAAGCCAATCCGACAAGAATCGTTTTGATTTTGAGAAGAACGAAATCGCCATTTCAAAAATCTTTGATTGGTTCAAGGACGATTTCCGCAAGAACGGCAAGTCCGAGTTGGAATTCATCAGCCACTATTTGCCGCCGGAGCAGGCGCAAAAACTGCTGGCGCGGTCGGCCACCATCAAAGTCAAGTATACCGAATATGATTGGGATTTGAACGAATAG